In a single window of the Niabella ginsenosidivorans genome:
- a CDS encoding acyl-CoA dehydrogenase family protein, producing MIRQEIKKPLETLAKLSDEQGVFLPGQLDIIYKEKWLKLFVPRSQNGLELTLIEGLEMEEALARIDGSLGWTVTLCAGASLFTGYLSPAVTGPVFRDPEVCFGGSGALSGTARETGEGYLVCGNWKYATGAPYCTHFTANCRIERNGKPVLNDKGAPLYRSFLFLREEVTLHKDWNTMGLKATASDSFSVSDLFVAKERSFMIDPLQTTLPGAVYQFPFLQFAEATLAVNTLGMAQHFLDELEKLLQYKTASGTLSTEQMSRIEQLRITACDDLSRLRQSFFAAVAEAWEHTLAGRPVPEHQLEQVSRFSRGLARASRAQVVQLYPYCGVAATQNDTTINRIFRDIFTASQHLLLNL from the coding sequence ATGATTCGTCAGGAAATAAAAAAGCCGTTGGAGACTTTAGCAAAGCTGTCTGATGAACAGGGTGTGTTTTTACCCGGACAGCTTGATATTATTTATAAGGAAAAATGGCTGAAGCTGTTTGTGCCCCGGTCTCAGAACGGGTTGGAACTGACACTGATCGAGGGGCTGGAAATGGAAGAGGCTCTGGCACGTATCGACGGAAGTCTTGGGTGGACAGTAACCTTATGTGCAGGGGCTTCCCTGTTTACGGGCTATCTTTCACCGGCTGTAACCGGGCCTGTTTTTAGGGATCCGGAAGTTTGCTTTGGAGGAAGCGGTGCATTGTCCGGCACTGCCCGGGAAACAGGAGAAGGGTACCTGGTTTGCGGCAACTGGAAATATGCAACCGGAGCTCCTTACTGTACCCATTTTACAGCCAATTGCAGGATTGAAAGGAATGGAAAGCCTGTACTGAATGATAAAGGAGCGCCCCTGTATCGCTCTTTTCTGTTCCTGCGTGAGGAAGTTACGCTTCATAAAGACTGGAATACCATGGGGCTGAAAGCCACTGCCAGTGATAGTTTCAGTGTATCTGACCTGTTTGTTGCAAAAGAACGCAGTTTTATGATCGACCCCCTGCAAACCACCCTGCCCGGTGCTGTTTATCAATTCCCATTCTTACAGTTTGCTGAAGCCACCCTTGCTGTGAACACATTGGGCATGGCACAGCACTTTTTGGATGAGCTGGAAAAACTGCTGCAATATAAAACGGCCTCAGGAACCCTGAGCACAGAACAGATGAGCCGGATAGAGCAGCTCCGGATAACAGCCTGTGATGATCTGAGCCGGCTGCGGCAATCATTTTTTGCTGCTGTTGCTGAAGCATGGGAACATACACTTGCCGGACGGCCTGTTCCGGAACATCAACTGGAGCAGGTAAGCCGGTTCAGCCGCGGGCTAGCCCGGGCATCAAGGGCGCAGGTGGTGCAATTGTATCCTTATTGCGGTGTAGCGGCAACACAGAACGACACTACTATTAACCGTATTTTCAGGGATATTTTTACGGCAAGCCAGCATTTGCTGCTGAACCTGTAA
- the obgE gene encoding GTPase ObgE has product MEKSNFVDQIRIFCRSGHGGAGIKHFLRDKFTSKGGPDGGDGGRGAHIILKGNRNLWTLLHLRYYKNILAENGENGGHNNQTGRSGKDVIIEVPLGTIALDEETGEKEAEILEDGQEIIWMPGGKGGLGNANFATATNQAPEYAQPGMPGKEGWKVLELKVLADVGLVGFPNAGKSTLLSVLTAAKPKIGNYAFTTITPNLGIVEYRDGRSFCMADMPGIIEGAAEGRGLGHRFLRHIERNPVLLFLIPADSPDHRKEFDILMNELKQYNPELLHKQFLIAISKSDMLDDELKAAISREMPEHIPHLFISSVTQQGLTQLKDRLWEILNTSLDMPGK; this is encoded by the coding sequence ATGGAGAAAAGCAATTTTGTAGACCAGATACGTATTTTCTGCCGCAGCGGCCATGGCGGCGCGGGCATTAAGCATTTTTTGCGTGATAAGTTCACTTCCAAAGGAGGCCCCGACGGGGGCGACGGCGGCAGAGGCGCCCATATTATCCTGAAAGGAAACCGCAACCTGTGGACACTGCTGCATTTACGTTATTATAAAAATATCCTGGCTGAAAATGGTGAGAACGGCGGCCACAACAACCAAACCGGGCGCAGCGGAAAAGACGTGATCATTGAAGTGCCCTTAGGCACCATTGCACTGGATGAGGAAACTGGCGAAAAGGAAGCGGAAATTTTGGAGGACGGACAGGAGATCATCTGGATGCCCGGCGGCAAGGGGGGCCTGGGCAATGCCAATTTTGCAACTGCCACCAACCAGGCGCCCGAATATGCGCAACCGGGTATGCCCGGTAAGGAAGGCTGGAAGGTGCTGGAGCTGAAAGTGCTGGCAGACGTAGGTCTGGTAGGTTTTCCCAATGCTGGGAAATCAACATTGCTCTCCGTGCTTACCGCCGCCAAACCTAAAATAGGCAACTATGCATTTACCACCATCACCCCCAATTTAGGCATTGTTGAATACCGCGACGGACGGAGTTTCTGCATGGCAGATATGCCGGGCATTATTGAGGGCGCAGCAGAAGGCCGGGGCCTCGGACACCGCTTTTTACGCCATATTGAGCGCAACCCCGTCCTCTTATTTTTAATTCCGGCAGACAGCCCTGATCATCGCAAAGAATTTGACATCCTGATGAACGAACTGAAGCAGTACAACCCGGAACTGCTGCACAAACAATTTCTGATCGCGATCAGTAAAAGCGATATGCTCGACGATGAACTAAAAGCCGCCATCAGCAGGGAAATGCCGGAGCACATCCCGCATCTTTTTATATCTTCTGTTACCCAGCAGGGATTGACCCAACTGAAAGACAGGCTTTGGGAAATATTAAATACATCGCTGGACATGCCCGGAAAATAA
- a CDS encoding DUF2911 domain-containing protein — MRKYLFVILIATAFNFSAKSQSWIPVDKSPMDQIYYPIDYPSKKIRGLNEPLRMRVIYSRPAKNNRKIFGSDIVPYGKVWRLGANEATEIDFFMPANINGKRIAEGRYTLYCIPTEKNWTFIINRDTDAWGAFNYDASKDVVRITVPAEDVKEPVESLTINFEKSGTNVNLVAEWDQKKASLPVNF; from the coding sequence ATGAGGAAATACCTGTTTGTAATCCTTATTGCTACAGCATTTAATTTTTCTGCAAAAAGCCAGTCCTGGATACCGGTTGACAAATCGCCTATGGACCAGATCTATTACCCGATTGATTATCCGTCTAAAAAAATAAGAGGGCTGAATGAGCCGCTGCGCATGAGGGTCATTTACAGCCGTCCTGCAAAAAACAACCGCAAGATCTTTGGGTCAGACATTGTTCCATACGGAAAAGTATGGCGGCTGGGGGCTAATGAAGCTACAGAGATCGATTTCTTTATGCCGGCCAACATCAATGGTAAAAGAATTGCTGAAGGACGGTATACCCTGTATTGTATACCTACGGAAAAGAACTGGACCTTTATTATAAACAGGGATACCGATGCATGGGGCGCGTTTAATTATGATGCCTCCAAAGATGTGGTGCGTATTACCGTTCCTGCTGAAGATGTAAAGGAGCCGGTTGAATCGCTGACAATTAATTTTGAAAAAAGCGGAACCAACGTTAACTTGGTTGCAGAATGGGATCAAAAGAAAGCATCTTTGCCTGTTAATTTTTAA
- the pnuC gene encoding nicotinamide riboside transporter PnuC, whose translation MEQWIHFFIQEIKNTTLLEWLGAGFGIAQVLFAKINKVWLYPTGIVSVVISIYIFITNGLYAESILNGYYLVMSIYGWWFWVYKRDVVPLPVTRTTRQEWKTVLAIVIGGFLILFLVLKFFTNSVVPVMDAFVSATAWAGMWLLARRKLENWILLNISNAVAIPLLFYKQLPLYAVLTIFLFVVAILGFFEWKRSIETEKNDSSGNKKAVGDFSKAV comes from the coding sequence ATGGAACAGTGGATACATTTTTTTATTCAGGAAATAAAGAACACTACCCTTTTGGAATGGCTGGGTGCGGGCTTTGGCATTGCACAGGTACTGTTTGCAAAGATCAACAAAGTGTGGCTATACCCAACGGGGATCGTTTCGGTGGTCATCAGCATTTATATATTTATAACAAACGGGTTGTACGCTGAAAGTATTTTAAACGGCTACTATCTGGTTATGAGCATTTATGGCTGGTGGTTCTGGGTATACAAACGAGATGTGGTTCCACTGCCTGTTACAAGAACAACCCGGCAGGAATGGAAAACGGTGCTGGCAATTGTTATTGGCGGGTTTCTGATCCTGTTCCTGGTGTTGAAATTTTTTACCAACTCTGTTGTGCCTGTAATGGATGCTTTTGTAAGCGCTACCGCCTGGGCGGGCATGTGGCTGCTTGCCCGGCGTAAGCTGGAGAACTGGATCCTGCTGAACATCAGCAATGCCGTTGCGATCCCCTTGCTGTTTTATAAACAGCTTCCCTTGTACGCAGTATTAACTATATTCTTATTTGTTGTTGCTATATTGGGTTTCTTTGAATGGAAACGCAGCATTGAAACTGAAAAAAATGATTCGTCAGGAAATAAAAAAGCCGTTGGAGACTTTAGCAAAGCTGTCTGA
- a CDS encoding SET domain-containing protein-lysine N-methyltransferase — protein sequence MPSSKRLFVKTSTLPNAGKGLFTKVNIAKNEIITEYIGNLVTWKEVEQDVDNGYIFHINDDAVIDASKNKNSFGRYANDAAGLQRVKGITNNAEYMEEGTRVFIKAKRAIPAGSEIFVAYGPQYWKQVRENIKLDAREQKKKSKKAL from the coding sequence ATGCCGTCGTCAAAACGCTTATTCGTAAAGACTTCTACGCTGCCCAATGCCGGTAAAGGGTTGTTTACAAAAGTAAATATTGCCAAAAATGAAATTATTACTGAATACATTGGCAACCTTGTAACCTGGAAAGAGGTAGAGCAGGATGTAGATAACGGCTATATTTTCCATATAAATGACGATGCCGTTATTGACGCCAGCAAAAACAAAAACTCTTTCGGGCGTTATGCCAATGATGCCGCCGGCCTGCAGCGGGTCAAAGGCATTACCAATAATGCGGAATACATGGAAGAAGGAACCCGTGTATTCATAAAAGCAAAAAGAGCGATTCCCGCAGGAAGCGAAATTTTTGTTGCCTATGGACCCCAGTACTGGAAACAGGTCAGGGAGAATATAAAGCTGGATGCAAGGGAACAAAAAAAGAAATCAAAAAAAGCACTATAG
- a CDS encoding acyl carrier protein phosphodiesterase, translated as MNFLAHARLSFNNEAVLVGNMVSDFVKGSKQFEFPPQIQAGIQLHRRIDTFTDEHPATIAAKQIFRREYRLYSGAFMDVVYDYFLANDAGEFSRESLSDFSRNTYRALDRYADLLPPSFQRMFYYMKQQNWLYNYREQRGLFNSFAGLVRRAKYLTDSGPAEQLFTAHMELLQEQYRLFWKELKPYAEQQFIELLKKTE; from the coding sequence ATGAATTTTCTGGCGCACGCGCGGCTTTCATTTAATAATGAAGCCGTTCTGGTGGGTAATATGGTCAGTGATTTTGTGAAGGGATCCAAACAGTTTGAATTTCCCCCGCAAATCCAGGCTGGTATTCAACTGCATCGCAGAATTGATACCTTTACTGATGAACACCCGGCCACAATAGCGGCCAAACAGATATTTCGCCGGGAATACCGTTTGTACAGCGGTGCATTTATGGATGTGGTGTATGATTATTTCCTGGCCAATGATGCCGGTGAATTTTCCCGGGAAAGCCTGTCTGACTTTTCCCGGAACACTTACAGGGCACTGGACCGGTATGCTGATCTGCTGCCTCCGTCCTTTCAGCGGATGTTTTACTATATGAAGCAGCAGAACTGGTTGTACAATTACCGGGAGCAGAGGGGGCTTTTCAACAGTTTTGCCGGGTTGGTACGCCGGGCAAAATATTTAACGGACAGTGGCCCTGCAGAACAATTATTTACCGCTCATATGGAACTTTTACAGGAACAATACCGTCTGTTCTGGAAAGAACTGAAACCATATGCGGAACAACAATTTATTGAACTTTTGAAAAAAACAGAATAA
- a CDS encoding thioredoxin family protein, translated as MMTFQEYMDYFDGILSAAQAEPPYDNADYFQYTKMNRSRSNRWLKQAPLSDETKKIVSGIQQKLQWIVITEPWCGDAAHIVPILYLMSRLNDHIDFKLQLRDAGSEIEQYLTNGTRSIPMLIVRNEEGKDLFHWGPRPEATRKVYEALKEKKAGFEEMKTLLQQAYNTDKGAGTQQEVANLLKQHCC; from the coding sequence ATGATGACGTTTCAAGAATATATGGATTATTTTGATGGGATACTAAGCGCAGCACAGGCTGAGCCACCTTATGATAACGCCGACTATTTTCAGTATACAAAAATGAACCGGTCCCGGTCCAACCGATGGCTAAAACAGGCGCCGCTGAGCGATGAAACAAAAAAGATCGTTTCAGGCATACAGCAAAAGCTGCAATGGATAGTGATTACGGAGCCCTGGTGCGGAGATGCGGCACATATTGTGCCCATTCTGTATTTAATGAGCCGGCTGAATGATCATATAGATTTTAAGCTGCAATTAAGAGATGCGGGTTCGGAAATAGAACAGTATCTGACCAATGGTACAAGATCCATTCCTATGCTGATTGTACGGAATGAAGAGGGAAAGGATCTGTTTCACTGGGGCCCGCGCCCGGAGGCAACTAGAAAGGTTTACGAAGCATTAAAAGAAAAAAAGGCGGGTTTTGAAGAAATGAAGACTCTTTTGCAGCAGGCGTATAATACAGACAAAGGAGCAGGCACCCAACAGGAGGTAGCTAACCTGCTAAAGCAACATTGCTGCTGA
- a CDS encoding TCR/Tet family MFS transporter, with protein MKQGSRDAAIGFIFITMTIDIIGWGLIIPVMPPLIADLKHISIQATSKWGGYLIVAFSSMQFLFAPLLGNLSDRYGRRPVILLSLLGFCVDYLILAFAHNYSLLMVGRILSGITGASFTAATAYIADISTQETRTKNFGLIGAAFGLGFIIGPALGGLLAGWGLRAPFFAAAILCFINFLYGYFVLPESLKPENRRTFDWKKANPAGALLHIRNYPSIAGLVLCFTLIYLAGHAVQSNWNYFTMYRFRWTERQVGISLAIVGILVGIVQGALVRFTTPRLGNNRSVYLGLLLYTVGLLLFAFASQGWMMYAFLVPYCLGGIASPALQSIITQHVPPNEQGQLQGGLTSLMSLTSIFGPLIMTNLFFYSTQKGTPFYFPGAPFLLGALLMLASTVVAYSFLKKEKLVSGK; from the coding sequence ATGAAACAAGGATCGCGTGATGCCGCTATAGGCTTTATTTTTATTACGATGACCATTGACATTATCGGCTGGGGACTGATCATTCCGGTAATGCCGCCGCTGATCGCCGACCTGAAGCACATCAGCATTCAGGCCACCAGCAAATGGGGCGGTTATCTTATAGTAGCGTTCTCAAGCATGCAGTTTCTCTTTGCACCGTTATTGGGCAATCTCAGCGACCGGTACGGAAGAAGACCGGTTATTCTGTTGTCTTTGCTGGGTTTTTGTGTGGATTACCTGATACTGGCTTTTGCACATAACTATTCCCTTTTAATGGTGGGCCGTATCCTTTCTGGCATAACGGGTGCCAGCTTTACTGCCGCAACCGCTTATATTGCCGATATCAGCACCCAGGAAACCCGTACCAAAAACTTCGGGCTGATCGGGGCGGCCTTCGGACTTGGGTTTATCATCGGACCTGCCCTGGGCGGGCTGCTGGCCGGCTGGGGGCTAAGAGCTCCTTTCTTTGCCGCCGCCATCCTGTGCTTTATCAATTTCCTTTATGGCTATTTTGTACTGCCGGAATCTTTGAAACCCGAAAACCGCAGAACTTTTGACTGGAAAAAAGCCAACCCGGCAGGTGCGCTGCTGCATATCAGAAATTATCCCTCTATAGCCGGCCTGGTACTTTGCTTTACGCTTATTTACCTTGCCGGACATGCAGTGCAAAGCAACTGGAACTATTTTACTATGTATCGTTTCAGGTGGACAGAACGCCAGGTGGGCATTTCCCTGGCTATAGTGGGCATTCTGGTAGGAATAGTGCAGGGCGCCCTGGTACGGTTTACCACTCCCCGGCTTGGAAATAACCGTTCTGTATACCTGGGACTGCTTTTATATACAGTCGGGCTCCTGCTGTTTGCTTTTGCTTCCCAGGGCTGGATGATGTATGCCTTTCTGGTTCCATATTGCCTTGGAGGTATTGCAAGCCCGGCTTTACAATCCATCATTACCCAGCACGTGCCGCCCAATGAGCAGGGCCAGCTACAGGGCGGCCTGACCAGCTTAATGAGCCTTACCTCCATATTTGGCCCGTTAATAATGACCAACCTTTTCTTTTACAGTACCCAAAAAGGAACCCCGTTTTATTTTCCGGGGGCACCTTTCCTGTTAGGGGCGCTATTAATGCTTGCAAGTACGGTTGTCGCCTATTCCTTTCTCAAAAAGGAAAAACTGGTTTCCGGCAAATAA
- a CDS encoding DUF2911 domain-containing protein encodes MNYLKGGVILLLAIWQLMACNRKPDRKEAPPQNDIIQPQLPANSGNPYEPVDISPMDMSYFPAHYPLRKLAGKMTGPPVMRVIYSRPHLQGRALFNGVLKYGEPWRLGANEATELDVFRPVLLDDKKINPGRYTLYAIPHEKNWIFVLNSSLDDWGLKQDSTKDLQRIAVPVTTGNPRIEYFTMVFKRTDQGADLLVAWDDQLAKIPFVIK; translated from the coding sequence ATGAACTATTTAAAAGGAGGTGTAATCCTGTTGCTTGCTATATGGCAACTTATGGCCTGTAACCGGAAACCGGACCGCAAAGAAGCGCCGCCGCAAAACGACATCATTCAGCCACAACTGCCGGCAAATAGCGGGAATCCCTATGAACCGGTAGATATTTCTCCAATGGATATGAGCTATTTTCCTGCTCATTACCCGTTAAGAAAACTGGCAGGTAAAATGACCGGGCCGCCGGTCATGCGTGTTATTTACAGTCGTCCGCATTTACAGGGTCGCGCTTTGTTTAACGGGGTTTTAAAATATGGAGAGCCATGGCGGCTGGGCGCTAATGAGGCTACAGAACTGGATGTGTTCCGCCCTGTGCTCCTTGACGATAAAAAGATCAATCCCGGGCGCTACACCCTGTATGCCATCCCACATGAAAAAAACTGGATCTTTGTTCTGAACAGCAGCCTGGACGATTGGGGGCTGAAGCAGGACAGCACAAAAGACCTGCAAAGAATAGCTGTGCCTGTAACCACGGGAAACCCAAGGATAGAATATTTTACAATGGTGTTTAAGCGAACCGATCAGGGTGCTGATCTTTTAGTAGCCTGGGATGACCAACTGGCAAAAATTCCGTTCGTCATAAAATAA
- a CDS encoding DinB family protein: MDTLQQLSAELEQEYNITKKFFELYPDGKGSYKPHPKSYSLSHLVTHIVEIFGWPGFMLQTEELDLGKTDYRPTPLDTKTDLLAALEKNKASSQEALQKATGADLEKNWRLAHNGQTLAEWTKYSAMRHALNQITHHRAQLGVYYRLNDIPLPGSYGPSADDQQF, translated from the coding sequence ATGGACACACTACAGCAACTGAGCGCTGAGCTGGAACAGGAATACAACATTACCAAAAAGTTCTTTGAGCTTTATCCGGATGGCAAAGGGAGTTACAAGCCGCATCCCAAAAGTTATTCATTAAGCCACCTTGTTACACATATTGTGGAAATTTTCGGCTGGCCGGGGTTTATGTTGCAAACAGAAGAGCTGGATCTTGGCAAAACGGATTATAGGCCCACTCCCCTGGATACCAAAACAGATCTGTTAGCTGCTCTTGAAAAAAACAAGGCATCCAGCCAGGAGGCGCTTCAAAAAGCTACCGGGGCCGATCTTGAAAAGAACTGGCGGTTAGCTCATAACGGGCAAACCCTGGCTGAATGGACAAAATACAGTGCCATGCGCCATGCTTTAAACCAGATCACCCACCACAGGGCACAACTGGGAGTTTATTATCGCTTAAATGACATTCCGCTGCCGGGCAGCTACGGCCCTTCGGCAGATGATCAGCAATTTTAA
- a CDS encoding ROK family protein: MQKRLQYKYLILREFYYSNSLSCAELSARIGKSIPLTTQMLNDLMEEGLVEEEGLAPSNGGRRPLMYSIKKDAMYVVAVAMDQMVTRIAVIGFDNKPVGTPQHFDLELADNPDALVQLKGAIETALKKSKVPRKKILGVGIGMPGFIDARKGINYSFLSTDSNSSVSAYLNKELGVPVYIDNDSSIIALAEHHFGAAVNVRNAMVVNIGWGIGLGLILNDQLYRGENGFAGEFSHIPMYDNNKLCSCGKRGCLETETSLKVIIEKAEQGLKKRTHPVF, translated from the coding sequence ATGCAGAAACGCTTGCAATATAAATATTTGATCCTCAGGGAGTTTTATTACTCTAATTCACTTTCCTGTGCGGAATTAAGCGCACGGATTGGTAAAAGTATTCCGCTGACCACCCAAATGCTGAACGATCTGATGGAAGAAGGCCTTGTGGAGGAGGAAGGTCTGGCACCTTCAAACGGCGGCAGGCGCCCGCTGATGTATTCTATAAAAAAGGATGCTATGTATGTGGTAGCCGTGGCTATGGATCAGATGGTGACAAGAATAGCGGTTATTGGTTTTGATAATAAGCCTGTAGGAACGCCCCAGCATTTTGACCTGGAGCTGGCAGATAATCCTGATGCACTGGTCCAACTGAAGGGCGCCATTGAAACAGCTCTTAAAAAGTCCAAGGTCCCCCGGAAAAAAATACTGGGAGTAGGCATTGGCATGCCGGGTTTTATTGATGCCCGGAAAGGGATCAACTATTCTTTTCTTTCCACAGACAGCAACAGCAGTGTTTCGGCTTATCTGAATAAGGAGCTGGGGGTGCCCGTTTATATTGATAATGATTCCAGCATTATTGCGCTGGCCGAGCATCATTTTGGAGCTGCTGTGAATGTAAGGAATGCCATGGTGGTCAACATCGGCTGGGGAATTGGCCTGGGGCTTATTTTAAATGACCAGTTGTACAGGGGGGAAAACGGGTTTGCCGGGGAGTTCAGCCATATTCCCATGTATGATAACAACAAGCTTTGTTCCTGTGGAAAAAGAGGGTGCCTGGAAACAGAAACTTCCCTGAAAGTAATTATAGAAAAGGCTGAGCAGGGGCTGAAAAAAAGGACACATCCAGTTTTTTAA